The following proteins come from a genomic window of Miscanthus floridulus cultivar M001 chromosome 2, ASM1932011v1, whole genome shotgun sequence:
- the LOC136538888 gene encoding putative ripening-related protein 6, translating to MASTKLAFLAVAVLLLQASWCAVARHHHDPDPCGDSALPRHKDHRCSSPAVSPNGGTPAMMTVNSFEKGGSGGGPSECDGHYHSNKDLITALSTGWYAGGSRCFKPIRITSTQTGRTVVARVVDECDSHHGCKNNIVDTSQAVWDALGLDSNIGVVPVIWSDA from the coding sequence ATGGCGAGCACCAAGCTTGCGTTCCTGGCCGTTGCTGTCCTGCTTCTGCAGGCGTCGTGGTGCGCCGTGGCCCGGCACCACCACGACCCGGACCCGTGCGGGGACTCGGCCCTGCCGCGGCACAAGGACCACCGCTGCTCGTCCCCGGCCGTGTCGCCCAACGGTGGTACGCCCGCGATGATGACGGTGAACTCGTTTGAGAAGGGCGGGTCCGGCGGAGGCCCATCGGAGTGCGACGGGCACTACCACAGCAACAAGGACCTGATCACGGCGCTGTCCACGGGGTGGTACGCGGGCGGGAGCCGGTGCTTCAAGCCCATCCGTATCACGAGCACGCAGACCGGGCGCACCGTGGTGGCCCGGGTCGTCGACGAGTGCGACTCCCACCACGGCTGCAAGAACAACATCGTCGACACGTCCCAGGCCGTCTGGGACGCGCTCGGGCTCGACTCTAACATCGGCGTGGTTCCCGTCATCTGGTCCGACGCCTAA